The Deinococcus sp. Leaf326 genomic sequence GGCCGCCCGTCGGGCAGCTTCGCGTCCGGCGCGATGGTGATGACCTGCCCGCCAAGGGAGTAGATCGCCTCGTCGTAGTCGTGCTTCGGGTCCATCACGAACGCCCGGTACCCGAGCGGCACGTGCGTCAGCAGCATGTTCATGTTCCAGACGCTCTTGCCACCCCCCGATTGCCCGAGCACCATCACACCAAAGTTCGTCCCCCCCTGCTGAAAGTTGATTCCAGTCATCGAACCGTGCCGGTTGCGCAGAGGCATGATCGGCGAGGCCGTCCCCAGCCAGGCCGACGTCTTCGGGAAGAGGTCAGCGAGATTCATGCACTGGCACCCGATCCGGTGCCGGGTCAGGCCCGCCGAGAAGGGCATCACGTCGAAGAACGTCTTCTTGAGCTGCTCGTTCGAGACGAACGCGTGCGCCCCTGCCATCAGGCTGTAGAGACCCCGGATGCGCTCGTTCAGCTCGCGGAGGTGCTGGCGATCATGCGCGTAGTACACGGTCGTAATCCCGACCTGCCAGAAGTGATGTCCCCGGTACTCTGCATTGCTCATCGCCTCATGCGCTTTGAGGCTCTTGGCGGCTGTACTTGCTCCGGCCTGCAGCACTGAGTTGTCCCGTGAGCCATCGAGCTCGTTGATGGCCGTGTCGAGCTTGGCACGTGTCTCACCCTGCCGCAGGTGCTCGAAGTCCACCATGATGTAGTAGTGCTCGCCGACCAGGCCCAGGATGATCTGGTCGAGCATCCGTGGCTGACTGCTCGAGGGCCGCTTCTCAATGCTGATCGCCCCGACGAGTCGGTCCCCCATCGTCAGAAAGCCCGGATTCTGGGTCCCGATCTCCGTCTCGGCCACTTGATACCGCGTCGTGTTCGCCGAGACGGTCCGGTCCGTACGCAGGCGGTCAGGGTCGATGTCGCGTAAGTCCAGCTTCCCGGTGAACATCGGCGGCTTCGCCGTGGCGAGGTTGCCGTTCAGGTACCGCCACATCAACCGCTTGACTTCCGCGTTACTCATCACGGCGGGTTGCAGGCCAATGGCGTCCAAGCGATTGAGCATGTTCGTCCGGCGCTGCTGCACGAGTGTCATCTGCGCGCGGTACTCGTCGTAGTTCAAAGGGGAAGACTTGTGCCGCTTGGGCACGTTCACGTAACAGGTCAGGAAGTACCGGGTCGCCGTAATCTCTCCCCGGCGACGGGCGTCGTACAGGTCCTTCTGCTCCCGGCGTTCCATCTCCGCGATCAGGCGGTCCTCGCTCTTGCCCTGGTTCTGGAGGAAGTGACGAACCATGTCCTCCTGCGCGGGCAAGCTCTCCACGATAAGGCGGCCCCCCTGACCCATTTCCACCGCCTGGTTGAGCATCACGCGGATCGCTTCACTCATCGCCCGGCCGTAATTCTCACTGACCTGAATGCCTGTGGGGCAGGTCAACTCGACCCCATACCAGACCCGCTCGCCCCCGCGGAGGAACACCACACCATCATCCGGCTCCCCCCAGGGCAGCTGGGCAACCAGATTGCTGGCGATGGGTGGGGGGCGAAGATCTTCGGGCACAGCCTTCTGCCCAGCCGCTTTGCGTTTGGGCAGCAGCTTGAGCGCTTCCGTGATGGTCTCGAACATACCTTCAGGGTGCGCGACGTTCTGGTTGACACCCGCCTCGTGGCACCGGGATTCAGAGCTCCTCGCGGCTCTTGCCCACATACAGCGGGTGTGGGTCAGGATCATTTCCCACTTCCAGCGTCTGCGGATTCGCGAAGTAAAAGTCCAGCAGCCCCTCGAAGGTTCCCCGGGGGTTGGTGTCGTTCCACCGGCGGATCTTCGGGATCAGGATGAACCACCACAGGATGACGCTCCCCAGCAGCGGCAGGCTGCCCAGGACCGGATTGGCACTCGCAGTCGGGTCCCAGCTGCGCAGGGCGAACTCGGCAATCTGCCAGAGAATCAACGTCAGGAAGATCGACCCGAAGAAGGCATTGCGGCTCACCCCCATGCGTTCGGGTTGCAGGTTGTCGGTCTCGTACCAGTCATTCATGCGTCCTCCAAAGCAGACCCCCGAACCCCAGGCAGGGTTCAGGGGCAGTCAGGGCCTTAGTCGGGGATCAGCAGCTCACGCCGAAGAAGCCCAGGATGGTGTCGAACTTCGAGGCGACGATGAAGGCGGCCACGCCACCGACCATCTGCGGCACGCCGTCACGGCGGTTGGGGAGCCACTGCAGCAGGCCCCAGGCGATCACGGCCACACAGATGCCCTTGGCGAGCAGCGACGAGCTGATGGACTTGCCGAACGCGCAGATCTTGCCGCCGGCGCCGCCGCTGAGGCTGTCGATGTCCTGAGCGAAGGCGTCCACACCCAGGATCACGAACACGGCGATGAACAGCAGCACCGGCACCTGCTGGGCGGTCGGGGCGAAACGCTGGGCCTTGGCCCAGAAGCGGGAGAGAGCGGGGCGAATGGTGGACAGGGGACGGGGGGTGGTCGAAACGGTGGCCTGCGTCATGGTGCTCCTGGATGTCGAAACCGACCTCGGTCTGAGGTGGGCTGGGCACACGCGTCCGTGATGCCCTGACTCCTGAAGTGTCAACCCGTTTCTGGTTGTCACCCCCCTCGAGCTCCAAATCTGGACCTCGTTCGCAACTCCGCAACCCACCGGTCCACCAGAACCTCGCGCACCCTGAAGGTATGTTGAAACTGGACCAGGAACGGCTCGACACCCTTCGCCCACAACTCGAAACGCACGGCATCAACGTCGACAACCTCCCGCCGCCCGGCACTCCGGAATGGGACGCCGTCGTGCGGCAGGTCACGGCTCACGACCTCACCCTCGCTCAGGAGTTCGCTGCACTCCCCTACGACCCCGACGACCAGATGACCGGCCGCCTGGTCAATGACCAGATGAAGCAGTCCAATAACCGTGGCGCTTTCGGCAAGCAGCTCAAGGCCAGCACCCGCACCAAGACCGTCAACGGGGATGACGTTCCCAATACCAAGCTCGTCCGCAACGCCATCTTCGGCGTGGGCGTGGCCCTCCTCGTCGGCTTCTACTTCTGGAACCCCTCGCCGGCCGCCAAGACCGCCACCAAGCCGGTCGCCTCCGACACCTCCACCACGGCCACCGCTGGAGCAGACGGAACAACCACCGCCGACACCGGCGCAAGTGTGGCCACGCCCGAACAGAGCAATGTCAACCCGGACGGCAGCTCGAAGCCCGACCCCCTTGGCCTGAACACGCTGGAAGGCGGAGCATCGGGCACCACCGGCAGCACGACGGCAGGAACACAGGGACTCGAACCGGACACCACCGTGGCGAATACGGGCACGTCCACGACGCCCATCACCCCAGTTCCTTCTTACACGCCGTCAAGCCCTTCCTACGACTCGCCCAGCATCGCCAGCCGTTCGGATCGTCTGGACGTGACCCCGACCCCGACGCCCGCACCCACCATGCAGGTACGCGATACCCCCCGTACAACGCTCACGGCGCCGCCCACTGTGGTCCTGACGCCAGCCACCCCGGCGCAGCAGACCGCCACCGCAGCGCCCGCCCCACGGCTCGCCTCGGGTGGTCAGCAGAGTGCAACCCCGACACGTGATGCCGCCCCTAGCCGCCCCAACCTCGTTCAGGGCAACGGTGGGGCATCGAACAGTGGGGCACAGACGGCCTCGCGCACTCCTGAGCGCCGCACCGGGCTTCAGAGCGCACCGGCCACGACTGCTGCCACTGCCGCAGAACGCCGGGTGGGCATCCAGACGGGGAATGCAGGTGCGGCAACCGGCAACGCGACGGCCACTCCGGCTGCGGCGGCTCCCCGCACGACGGGGCTCTCGACCGTCACGAGTGCCGCTGCTGCACCGGCGGCAGGGGCGAACACGGCACGCGCCACTGGCACTCCGGGTCTGGTGGCCAGTCAAGCCCCCGCTCCTACCACTGCCAATACGTCCAGTGCAGCCGGACAGGGCAACCTGGGCATGGTCACTCGCACGTCCCAGGCAGAACAGACCACCAACGCCCAGACCACCACGTCGGCGCAGTACGGCCTGATGACTTCTCAGCAGCCGGGTGGGCAGGGCAGTGGTCAAGCGCAGGCGGCCGGACAGAACAGCCAGCAGTACGGCCTGCTCTCGTCCTCGCGCCCGGCTGCCACTCCACCGACCGCCACCGCAGCTGCTGCAGCGGCCACCGTCACCCTGCCCCCAGCGCCCTATCAGATGGGCCAGGAACTCGCCGCCCGGCTCACCACCG encodes the following:
- a CDS encoding VirB4 family type IV secretion system protein, giving the protein MFETITEALKLLPKRKAAGQKAVPEDLRPPPIASNLVAQLPWGEPDDGVVFLRGGERVWYGVELTCPTGIQVSENYGRAMSEAIRVMLNQAVEMGQGGRLIVESLPAQEDMVRHFLQNQGKSEDRLIAEMERREQKDLYDARRRGEITATRYFLTCYVNVPKRHKSSPLNYDEYRAQMTLVQQRRTNMLNRLDAIGLQPAVMSNAEVKRLMWRYLNGNLATAKPPMFTGKLDLRDIDPDRLRTDRTVSANTTRYQVAETEIGTQNPGFLTMGDRLVGAISIEKRPSSSQPRMLDQIILGLVGEHYYIMVDFEHLRQGETRAKLDTAINELDGSRDNSVLQAGASTAAKSLKAHEAMSNAEYRGHHFWQVGITTVYYAHDRQHLRELNERIRGLYSLMAGAHAFVSNEQLKKTFFDVMPFSAGLTRHRIGCQCMNLADLFPKTSAWLGTASPIMPLRNRHGSMTGINFQQGGTNFGVMVLGQSGGGKSVWNMNMLLTHVPLGYRAFVMDPKHDYDEAIYSLGGQVITIAPDAKLPDGRPVRINIFDPTPGELMPSASKVSYIIAILRVLEVVNTPEEKVIAEAGLQQYFILQSRRTVVPGEEEPQNVYIGGRLRGFVEALSSLQRIGSEDLKSKPIFAQAKARMVGLLQSYVQGNGGILADFLDGETTVEITSKCVSFDVEIMLQTSDPVLRSLSVLIVGEFIFQQAARNPGGKIGIFEELGVLAGIPELAALVNRWFKTGRSMGMIPVGTSQEPRDFEKLGGLINNSAWIVMTQLGESEMKALQASAGLPEHMLALASTLRLQKGVYGEYLVMQKVTDGVHIGDVTQLWMTPEKLWTVTTDKAEKDIRAHATAQMGSRSEAILELASKTRARRAS